The Manduca sexta isolate Smith_Timp_Sample1 chromosome 20, JHU_Msex_v1.0, whole genome shotgun sequence DNA segment TCATTAAATTTTTGGCCCACTTTTTAAACACCCAATTTCCTCTTGCGTAATCGTTTCTTATCTCTCTAGGGAAATCCACATCAGTAAGTGCCAAATTTAAACGGAGTTATAATTTTTGGCAGTTTGGCTTATCAGTTATTTCTGTTTTGAGGACTACGTGCTCGTAAATATTTACTCGCCTCGGCCGACGCAACTGTTTCTAGTCCCTTTAATTTACTTTCTATGACCAGACTGCGATTTCTATTTTGGCTTTCTTTCGACATGTCTCTTaatttttcttcctttttttctttttctacgctagctattattgtatttttgtgcgCTTTATCTTGTTTGGTGTGTTATTTGGGTTGGTTTGttgtttatatactttattttaggaGAAGTTACGGTGCAGTGTCAACAAACTGATATGCTATTATTATGACTTACTTAGGTTCTGTGAAAAATTTAGTCTGAACAGGATTTTTTATCTAAGAATATATCTACGTGTAGCTCACGCGCTCTTCCGTTAAGTCTTCTAAAATATACTGCTGCTGATGAAATATACCAAAGATTGCCTTCAAGATAAGGTATTAAAAGGGACCTTTCCTTTACATACGACTTGCTTTTCTGCCggcattattttgtaaaaatataccgATACTGATGTAATAAACCAAAGTTCGCTTTCAAGATAGAAAGGTAAAAATGCTAGTAATGCATAGATCGGTAGTCTCAACATAAAATCACAGCGCTACGATTTTACAGAAATTATTTGTGATAATTTAGCTTCAGTGTACATGTCAAATTGCAAGAATAGGATAAGTCCtacacatacttatacatacgcTAATTTATGGCAAGTATACCGTCCTATAAAACTACCCTCGATAAAGGAGAAGACACTTACGTTAAGGTTGTCGGCGCCTTCGCCGTCAATGACCGCTGCGGGATCGAAGTTGAGGTCGGCTGGTATGTCGACGTCGTTGAGCGAGTGGTGTCCGACGGAGGGCGGGCCCGGCGTGTGCGAGGAGCCCGGCGtgtgcgcgccgccgccgcccggcgTGTGCGCCGAGCCCGGCGTGTGCGGCGTGTGGGGGGTGTGCGGCATCTACCATTGTACCAGGTTAGTTAATGTTAgcagcgatagtctagttgcttgtggaacggactgccgagacgaatgtccgcaggttcaaacccaagggcacacatctgatttttctaaaaaattatgtgtgtttttttgtaaattatcgcttgctttaacggttaaggaaaacatcgtgaggaaacctgcatacttgagaagttctctataggaattttgagggtgtgtgaagtctaccaatccgcactaggccagcgtggtggactaaggcctaatccctctcagtagtagaggaggcccgtgctcagcagtgggcaagtatataatacagggctgatattattatttattattattatttatttaatgctcGGATGTAAGTTTAGAACGAATGTGTGATTTGGTCTGTTACTTATGGATATCGACGATTGAAAGAGCCAAGTAACTCCATGAGAAAACGTAGTTGGGCCTATCACTTTGAGTGACATTATCCTATCATGAACTGctgtataattttgtacaatattatctatttaaaaactgTCATGATTCTTTTAATTGTTAACATTGaattaacaaatcaaaataattacctGCTCGTTCAGACTCTTTTCCATAGCATTGAGCGGGTCTAAAGAATTGACACTATCATTCAGATGCGACAGTGGTCCGCTTCCAGCGAATTCATTACTTCCAGGACCATTGTTCATTCCGAAGTCGTAGTTCTGGTTGTTAGAGCTGGAACTTCTGTTCTGCCCACTTTGGTTGTACGAGGAGATCATAGACCCGCTAGCGATTGTGTTCATGTCTGGCGGTAAGTACGGCGACAATGCTTGGTTCATATCCCAGTTGTTCATTGTAGGCATGTTCATAGACCCCGGTGAGACCGCTTTACCTCTCTTTCCAATACTGTTGTCGTTGCTATCGTCTTCTTGCTGTAATGATTCGAAATATTAGTACTATTCTAtcaatatcgatatattttttggtaCCATGTGGTTGGATGTATACCTTGATGCCAGAGGTGTTGGGGCTCTTAGCTGCCTTCCAGTTAGCTCCGCTGTCAATCGTTACTTCATCGACATCGGAGCTGTTGAGCGTGTTAAGGATTCCCCACATATATTGGTCGACCTCTAGCCCTTCCAGCTGAGCAGGTTTACTGCaagaaaatttattatcaattatttctCAGTCTACAAgacaattaatacattttcattgTATTTGTAAGTTGGAAACGGAATACTCACTTGCAAACAGGACATCTCCACGAGCCTCGTTCACAATTGAGTTGTAAATACGATTCTAAATCAAAGCATTGTATGTGTTTGCACTCATGCCCACGCGCAGGCAGCGTGATTTTCTTGAACGTGATTGGACATTTTAACGACACTTTTAAAGCGGTTTGTTCGACACTGTCCCTGTCGTTTGCCGTGTTTGAACCGTTGCTTCCGTTCGTTGGCGTCTGGTTGaagttcattttaattttagcgATGCAGTGGTCGGCCGTCAACAACCGTTTCCTTAGCAAGCCTTGCAGCACACTCCGCACGCTCGGCCGGTGTACTAATTGTAATACGAACAGATGCGACTAGAAAAACAAAGagcacacatttattttttgaatttattgatttcgttattacaattaaaaacagcGGTGTTTTGACAGGTGTGAGCATAGCGCTTGTTACTGAGTAACGATGAATATGATAATGACACTTACACAACAGCAGGCGGAGACGGTGATCTGTATCGTGTTTCTGCCCGGCTGGCACACTTCTTTCAGGTACAACGGTTTGTGTGATGTTTTGTTCTCTCCTCTATCTATGACTAATGGAGTTGCGTTGACAGAAACTTGAACACTCGCCGGCCAGTTTGTGTTCATCTGCCGATCCTCGTGGTGGAAGCATTTTAGTTGTAACTCAAGGTCCGACCTGCAAACAAGGCACAATTGGTTATTTCAAGTTCACCGGAAATTTATTGCTATTGCGAAGTAATACGAAAATACTTACCTCCATATTAATGTTGAATGGACCGTTGGTTTCAATTGGAATACATGATTACTAACAGCTAAATTATGTTCTAATCTAAATGGTGGTAGTATAATACCATCTCTTACGGGGAATGTTAACCGGAGCTCGTCATCTGAAAATAACAATGCTTTATTAGTACTTTAATCAAAATACAGCCAATAACGTTAATTTTTGATAAGTTTAATTCATACTTTGCATGCCCATCGGTGGTTTGAGCTCGTTGAAATGAGGTTTCACGTCACCATTAGGACTAATGTATGGTGGCATACTGCTGGCTGGCGTGAGCGGCGGAGTAGGGTTTCCTGGTACTGGACTGTGCTGGTACGACATGTTGGTCCTCATAGCCACTTCTTGGGCAAACTGACCACCATACTGGCCGCCGTACTGCGCAGTTCCACCCTGGTGCTGAGGGAATTGACTGGGCACACCACCGTTGAAGTACTGCCCTTGATTCGTGTACGGTGGCGTTGATTGCCTCATAGTTCCTCTCATCGCTGCGCCAAAATTGCCACTCGGCCCGAGGGGTTGCTGAGGAGGGTACTGGCCTTGGAAGCTCGGCCTGCCACCATACCCAGCGGGGTACTGAGTCGGGCCAAACGCTGGCTGACCACTCATATACTGAGACTTCCGCTGTCCCATGAGCATATTCCCAGAGGGATAAGGCGTGTGTCGCCTTTGGTAGCCTGGTCCCATTTTAGCCGAGCCGCCCATCTGCCCGGGGCCCATCTGACTCGGCATCATGTTGGCGTGTAAGCCCATGTTGGCCATCTGCGCCATGGGGTTCATGCCATTCATTCCGTTCATGGCTGCATTGCCCATCTGACCCATGCTGGTCATGCCGTTCATGCCGCCGTTTCCACCCATTCCCATGCTCGTCATGGCCGGATTATGGCTGCGTTGCTGGCCGTAGCCGTTCATCGCCCCATACTGGGGATTTCCCATAGTCATGTTGTTTTGCATCTGTAAttgacaatttaatattaaagaggCTTCATTGGAACGTACGTGACTTAATCCACGTACAAGTATTCAACCGAGGTTATACATCAACGTTTTGGTCATTTAATTAGCAAATATGTTTGTAAACTTTTATTCATTACACAACAATTAATAGTGAATAGTGGCCGTGTTGACAGTGGACAGATGGACAGCTGAAGATGTTTAGTTTGGATAATAAGTGGGTAAGAGGTATAACGTTTGAATGTCGCGTACCGGTGCGTAGTGTGTAGCGTGTACCGGAGTACGGACCTGGGAGAATGGCTGCGAGTCCTGCATCGCGGCCGTGGTGGCCGCGGCGACCATGGCGGCGGTGGCGCCGAACTGCGCGTTCTCGCCGCCGCCGCTCATCGCGCCCGAACCGCCGGCGCACCCATAGCCGCTGCAATCACAACAACAACCATATTCATTCGCCAATCGGCTCACACAACACTGCTGCactctatttataaaacaaattatttgtgcCAACTCATGTTATTGAAGTTCGACAGAATCGCTAACGTGCATAGGTATATAACAAACCCAATCATTAGGTGTATATAGTTACACAGCCAAGCGACTGTGTACATAttaaatgtgaaatcggtccagttaatattatttcactCACGATACGAGCGGTTTCTATTGCAAGCGGCCTTACAGAGTCGAACATTCCACACGTTAACGCTTCGATTATTAATAAACTCAGACTCAATATTCAACCCAAATACAATCGACGCAagatctttttttaatatgtgttgagattttattattttactaacaatGAGAGAAAAAATCAATATGGGCGAACAGTGACGCGTTGTTACCCCTGTGTTTCTCTCGGGatgtgtttgattttttatacggCGCCGGAGTGGGAGAACGATTCATGTGAACCGCTTTTGGGGCGAATTCCCGAGCCTTCACGGAGCCCTTCCTAATAATTCCCATTCGAAAAATGCACGACAAACACTCGCACGGGCCGCCCATTGTTATGCCTTTATGTGTACTGGTGCAATAATATCGAGACGAACTTGTATGAAATTATACCTACTAATGTACAACTCATTCGCACAACAGCGGGTGATTAGCTCCCTACATTATGAACACTGGTTGAAACCAGttacaattttacataacatttaGACAGGTATGTGATGTTAATCATTTGCTAATTTAGTCGTTGCATAAAGCATACGCTTTGAATGTTTCCGTTAATACTGTTGGTTTTAACGTGGTCAGTTCACAGCGGCCACTACTTAAGTATTCCCATAAATAACTTAACAGATACTTAGTAGCGTCGACAACTAATAAACACACGAGTCAACAACGCTCGAGTCGACATCGCCTCTATTCATCGGTACTGCAGATGATTTACAAGGGCCCTTCCTTAGGTAAACTCGCTCCGACCTGCACttctttttatagttttgtctGGACCTTTTTTCTCTTTGCCGGCCGAAATGTGTAGCCGACAAAAAATTTGTGTGTTCTGTATCCTGGTGCACTTTTTGTAAATGTGGTACCACATCCGAATAATCACTTACGCCctgttcaaaatatttgtatcttgAATGCGAGCGTCCCGACCATTTCTTTAGAGACAATTCTCGGAACGTACCTTTTTAGGAACTTATCTTTAAGTACGGGTTTACAGACGGATCGACTACCTAGAGTTATTACCCGAAGTGGCGCGGGTTTACCGTGTCGGCTCAGTGCATTGAATACGACAGGATCTATTCGTGTGCACGTTAACTCCGTTCTTCGACATAcgaaatttctaaataaatcaatatgaatgAGTAGGTAAGCCGCTATTTCGAGAAGCTGGAAGGTGTTTGGCATAGTATTGAGAGATGTGCGAGTAAAGCGTAGGTATTTTGATACATTGGCTGCAGTTAATTTTAGATTGGTGCGCAGACGTGTCGGATTCCTGGTTAATTGGCAGTCGAGATAATCGCGTATTGAATAGAACAGTATGAAAAATTCAACAATACAGTCTCACTTTTCGCACGtcttgataaataatttatatcttgaAATAATAACACGTAATCCGTTAATTCCATCCGTCGTCGAACACGATTCTTATTGTAAGTGAAGTGTTAAATAAGGCATTAATTGTGAGACTTGTATAGATTAATATCGCGGCAGCGTGAAACCGTGCCGCTTTTGACCCCTGCGTTTCAACGACAGTTGGTCACCCCCATTTAAACGCCACTTCACTGTGGCTTGTGCGCAcgtatcaatataataaatagcgcTAACGTTAGATGTTACTCGATCGATATTTTAGACCGCATATGTTCGTTTAAACAAAACACACAATGCTTCCTTCCAGGTGTCATGGGAAGACAATATAACGTGTGGTCACAGGCGATCTGTCAACtcagaacaaatatttattttaacttcggATTTCGTGTGACCTCTTGCTTAGTGTCATAAACTATTGTAGAGGTCAGCTTGTTTCTAAGAAACTAATTGGCAATAAAAACCAAACAACAAAGGTGTtcgtaaacaaacaaaatgagtTAATCGagtaataagtttaattaagtatttcgTTATCTATCTCATTCGCGCCAATTGACGCTGGGGTCGAGAGAATGAATCATGCTTCAAGGAGCGGATTCCGGGGGTTTACAAATGGAGACGAGCTTTCCGGGGTAAATACGGTACAACGAGCGGGGAAGGGTCGCACAGCCGAGCGCCCGCTTGGGGTGACTGCGCGGCTCGGTCACGTCAATATGCTGTTTTATTACCACCACGCTTAtggtttataatttgtttacttgATGACACTGATCCGAATagtgtttattacttttttcaataacattgtAGCGGCCAGTATTTTacgatttaattacttaattaacgTGGCTCACAAAAATGTTGCTCTGTCTGCTGTCATTATGTTATCTGTGTAAAAAGAGAATCCGTTCGAGCCTATTGAGCACGTGGTGCGGTGCATGTGCAAGCATCCGCCCCCGGCTGACTCACCCGTTCAAAACTGACGTTTTTTCCCACGATTACTTACGAGCAGTTACAAATCTGTTATTATTAACAATCGGTGACTTCAACATGGTTTCAACGACTTttagttgttttattgttactggtattctttttttgttacattttgttACCGTATCGtagtttgaatttagaatacgAGATTTTTAAAAGGGAATAATATCAATGATTGAAAGTTTAATCTatgtcttattaaaaatattttattcaagtttaATATCTATCTAAGGTATATTGTCCGCAGTTTGCACTTATTTAGCAACAGTTAGCGATTTGATTTTGAAGCTGCTACCCTCAAAGTGAAGTAGACTTCCTGTGCAGGGTTCACACAATCTCGTATGGCGGGccccatttattattatttagttattggtTTTGTGTAGACGCAGGCTGCCATCAACAATATGTCGTTTGTAAAGGTGACTACAAAACAAAGCCGTTGAACGCCTCGACTTAGCACCTGCTccgagtttttttattttatttcataatttaaccTCGTctgttcattataatttattggaaacggTTATTGGGTTAATCTCTCGAAAACTGCTAATTattcctattttaaattatatctagTTTAAAGAAGAtagtatgaaattaattttctattgGATGCGCTCAGTTGTTGctagtttaatgttttgtttgtttgtgtttattgtaaGCGTTAAAGTGCAGTCACCGCGTGCATTCCCAAAGCGTGTTTGTGTGAGTGAATTAAATGAGTGTGTGCGTGAGTTATGGACGTGTGTGTGCGGTGCAGCGCCGCTGTGTGGGTACCGGTCGCCCTAAACCATATATTTGTGCGTGTGAATGGGAGAgcacatttcatttataattgtaGTGATGCGCGCTCGACTAAGTCACATTTCGGTACCTCCGCACCTTTATGCTCTTAACTCTGCCCGtatcaattattaatttaacgcATTGTTGAATTAATCCCGAaacaatatttgtgttttaattgtaAGTTGCTCGAATTGTCACACcaatttactgaaataataaGAAACCGCAATGAGTGTTTCCATTTGAGATATTTACGTAGTCgctatatttttgattttattgctTGTTAACTACGATAAGGTGGCACAGGTAAGCGGAGTCACGTTTCAGTTTTGTcgtaatgtaaacaaacttGTTCCGGATAAGATAAAAACAGTAGAATATAAGCACACGAGTTCGTTAGTACTTACGAAGGTTTGGTTGACGTTAAACGGttgcttattatatttaattactgccTGCCTGAATATCTACTCAGCGTACACTTTCAATATCCCTAGTTCTAACACTAGttcatcacatttttttttttttattttgattttccctttattattgggaaggcaaagggtTCTAGACCATACAGCCTCGTCATTAATAGTTCATCACAACTTTTAATTCGATTGTTTATTTCTACGAATTCCAAACAACAAATGTGGCACAGACAAAAAGAAAGTTGGCTGAAATATTTTCTCTTCGATAAATTTATTCTACGTAATCAATACGCTTTTTACTTTTATCAGAAATCATTTTGAGAGTTGCTTGCGTTTTCACAATGTCATTGttgcaagtaaaaaaaatattgtcactcACCTAGGGGCGTTTACTCGGTATCCTATGGTCCCGTGCAGATGGTTGTGCTTGCCAGTGTCGGGAGCCTGTGCTCCCGTGTAGCTGATGGTGGACCCCGCGTACCCAGCCGTACTATTAGAGTTCGCCGTCCTGTCGTCCTAACGCACCCCCTGAAACATCACGATCTTCGTTGTAGCCCACAACTAGTAAAAAACGTCACGTCTTCAGCAAGCGCGTTTTGGAAATATTTCACGTCTGCTACTATTGTTTTCTTCAATATGCCGTCGTGTCAGTTACGAGCGTACAGTATTTTCTGTTATCGCACCTCGCGCGTAAATTTCGCTTCGCATTTGCTCTTGTGCGTCAACAATCGACGAAACGTTCATCGTTGGcattaataaaatacctattttgattttaatttattttattcccaaTGCTAATCACATTAATCACAATAACAATggaccataaattttattatgttttttaccaGTGTTAGTGGTGTAACAATTTTCACAACCATTATtccagattaaaaaaataccaacaaataataaaagtgtatcttcaatttttttattttgtcactgCTGACACCTTTATTTTCGGGCACTAAATCGCATCGGCGATGAACGTTTCGTTCGAATTTTAGTCCTTCTGATCAGCTGAGGGAAAATCCAGCGTGTTCATAATTTTACGACAGGTGGTGTGCAGTCTGTTAAGTTTTATGCAAGTTTTACGCATGTCGGTCttacagcaaatattttttaactgttaCGCACGCACGGCGTAATATTCACAAAACTTGATAAAAATTAACGgactaaaaaactttttaataatatcactttatttacttttattaaatcacTTTCACAGATCCTTGCGTTCGCTCCGGGAATATTGTGTTCATAATCCAATTTTGTCACTTCGAAGCAATCCTTTTTGGGGGTACACTGCACTGTTCAAAAACACCAAAAAATCCTTAATGTCACTTTCACAAGTCAATCAAAAAAATCCAATTCCAGGGTGGCGAGATGTGAATATGTCACTGTGTTCCAGCATTCGATAGGTAATAAGTTGTCGCGAGTCCGACTTTGAGATCACCGAAACATCATAGACGTGTTACACGAGTGTCGACATCGACGTCACTGATGTCGACGGCGAACGACCGCGCATTCGACCGTCAAAGGTAACACTGGATGATGGCGATGGCGAGCCGGCGACGGTGAGTGAGAGGTTGCGGTGCGGGGGGCTCCCACCCCGCGCGACGTTGCCAGCTCGTCGCGATAAGTGGCGCACCCCCGTGTCCCCCCGCTCGTAAGTCGTCGTCTCGGCACTCGGCAATCGGCCGCGTTCGGGCGCCACCGTCGCTGTATCGGCTCTTTGCCCCACCCCGCCCGCTCGACGTTTCACGTAACGGTCCTCAATCGAGCGCGTTACTGCGAGTGCGATAGTTGCGATGTTCTGTCGTCATGTCACCACCATTAGTTAAATGATCAAAGTGGAGCGCCGTCGATAAAAACGACAGAttgtattgattaaaaattgTTAGCTTCACACGCTATGCGATCACCACATACGTGACGTAAAAATGAATTATAgcaaatttgtaataattataaattttcgtCTCATTCCCTGtttgattaatatttgtatgtagTTTTTGCGCAGCGGCGCGACGGTCGCCGAGCGGCTGCGTTGGGGCATTATAATTAGCCACGATAAACAATGGGCATGTCGTCCTCTGGCCGCTACCTGCGCATGACGATAGAGGACGGCTGACTTGTCCTGCGGTGTCCTTGCcgagcgccgcgcccgccgcccgcccgcGCCGCTGAGGTGCACGCACTTGGAACTCGGATTGTTCTAATGCTCGATTTGCACTtcgcaaatatttttcaaacttaATTGCACTTTGTTTACGTATATGGCATTTACaatgtcaatttaaattataacggTCATTTATAACGATATTGTTATGACTACAGTCTAGACAGATCGGTATCTATGTTCAGATCTGTCtagaaatatctatttatttagtaGTTAACGTATTGATTATGGTTCTCCTTACGAGTTTTTTATGTACAAAGATAAGCGTGTCTACGGCCAAAACTATCAAAATAGAGTTGTATAGTAAAATACTATACATATAGTAAGTGATAGTTTGAAGTACATTTTTAGCAATGTGGCACGCGCGAATGCGAGGCCAGTGCGCGGTAGTTTCGACTGGAAAGTCGGGAAAGCGAGCGAATAGACGGCGCACGCGCAGGCAGCGCGGCTCGTCCGCGTTCcgatgcgcccgcgccgcgccgccctctagtccattcataaaaataattaaccgaCAACTACCAAAACACGGCACGCGATGCCGAcactattataatttgttttataccaCCCCGTGACAGCACTTTATCGATGATAATGGTTGTTATCGAGCGTTTAgctgttattatttatgaacacatattttaattaattatgtcgaTTCACTGTATAAGGAACTGTATATTACAGCAGATCTTTCGATACAGTGTTATTAACACTTTGAATACTACTATAATAATCTTTGCTACTTTTATTAtcacgaatataaaataaatagagttAATAATGTAGAGATGTTGCAGTGTTGTACTTTCATGTAAGTACAACACGTACTTTCATTTTAaggacaaatataattttaatattttggtattttgcAGTCGTTTGAGTTCatcttctaaattcaaataatactacaaataaaaatacttaacgtactaaaatatttatgttgaaacGTAGTGTAGGCATTCCATGGATTATTAGATTACAGATAACccattaatgaaatattatttggtataatataataataatatcagccctgtattatatacttgcccactgctgagcacgggcttcctctactactgaaagggttcAGGCCTAAAttcaccacgatggcctagtgcgggttggcagacttcacataccctcgaaattcttatggagaaatgtcagatatgtaggtttcctccgcacatttttcttcaccattaaagccaACGATAATAGATAAGCAATAGACACATAACTTCGATAGGTCAGACGTCAGACCTTAGTTTTATTGTGGAAATTGCCTCGGCAGATCGTTCCAATCCTAACTAATTCATAAGAGAAGATGAAGCCATAGGAGAATCTTCACTAAATGAACATGGACTGTCAGAATGCAGATCGTCGTTTACTGATTTTAACCAAGTTTACGGTATTCGcttaccaatattattataattcacaaaatttATTGAACTACCCTCTTTCTGCGATACTGgttctttaattatttcaattgaggtgtcaaattaaatgcaaatattttccatttccaGTGTTAGAAACAATAATTTAGCACCAGtgagatgttttatttaaataaacgcgATTAAGACGTGTTTAGTGTCATGGCGCTATGTCGGAAATCTTATCGAATTAGATAATGTTTGTGACGTCGGCTAAACCGATAACGATGGTGCATACAAAACGGCACGTAATGCCTAGttaggaaattaaaattatttttacttatttcatttcatGTCCAGAGAGTATTCGGTATTAGCGAATTAATGGAATATCAGTAATATTTATCATTGGTAAAGTAATTTAGGATTTATCAATTATATCGTAATAAACCTATCACTATGACTCAGTAGAGGGAAGTTACGATTTACCGGATTAGTAAAGTAAATCCAAATCACATAGTGATAACGAACAATTCTTTAACTCTATTGtatccatattaaaaaaatccggTAAGGTTTACTTTGCCTAGTtgataaaaattggttaaatttTTCCATGACTGTTTAATGCAGGAATTTGAATTAGTTTCCGAATGTGCGTTCTAATTTTATGGTgatgtttgtttataagtaCGAATACGTAGTGTTCTGAATAGCGAGCTTTTGCGTtcagaaacattaaaaaagtaatagtatttttattaggttGTAAAGCGTTTACAATTAAAAACCAAAGGCAGAATGCAAATGAATCTGAAtttcattttagttttcttcTAAATATTAGACGATTCTTCGGTATTCCTTCTgctattataaatgaaaagttTGTGACAGTGTTTGCATTTCCGAAAATACATAAACTGCTAAATGGACTGAGATGATATTTAGCACAAAAATAGACTACGGactaaataagaaatatatatttatacaagttTTTTATCCCGAAATAATACGCACtgatgtaatattgttttaatagtaTCTATTTAGAATCACTATGAACTGATAAGACTCTACAGAGAGCTAAAACCTTGAGAGAAGTTGTGTTAAGAGTTTTACTCAGTTGTTagatatagaatataaaaatggcACTGTCACGTGACTTTATTTGTCTCTAACtctttttgctggtggtaggatatattttatatccgccaggatagcgaccacagtactcAAGGTTAATatacctgccatagtggcccacgtgtgtcgtgttccgggatcagcctgtgtatatccggttgcaataggcc contains these protein-coding regions:
- the LOC115456400 gene encoding zinc finger MIZ domain-containing protein 1 isoform X1; translation: MSGGGENAQFGATAAMVAAATTAAMQDSQPFSQVRTPVHATHYAPMQNNMTMGNPQYGAMNGYGQQRSHNPAMTSMGMGGNGGMNGMTSMGQMGNAAMNGMNGMNPMAQMANMGLHANMMPSQMGPGQMGGSAKMGPGYQRRHTPYPSGNMLMGQRKSQYMSGQPAFGPTQYPAGYGGRPSFQGQYPPQQPLGPSGNFGAAMRGTMRQSTPPYTNQGQYFNGGVPSQFPQHQGGTAQYGGQYGGQFAQEVAMRTNMSYQHSPVPGNPTPPLTPASSMPPYISPNGDVKPHFNELKPPMGMQNDELRLTFPVRDGIILPPFRLEHNLAVSNHVFQLKPTVHSTLIWRSDLELQLKCFHHEDRQMNTNWPASVQVSVNATPLVIDRGENKTSHKPLYLKEVCQPGRNTIQITVSACCCSHLFVLQLVHRPSVRSVLQGLLRKRLLTADHCIAKIKMNFNQTPTNGSNGSNTANDRDSVEQTALKVSLKCPITFKKITLPARGHECKHIQCFDLESYLQLNCERGSWRCPVCNKPAQLEGLEVDQYMWGILNTLNSSDVDEVTIDSGANWKAAKSPNTSGIKQEDDSNDNSIGKRGKAVSPGSMNMPTMNNWDMNQALSPYLPPDMNTIASGSMISSYNQSGQNRSSSSNNQNYDFGMNNGPGSNEFAGSGPLSHLNDSVNSLDPLNAMEKSLNEQMPHTPHTPHTPGSAHTPGGGGAHTPGSSHTPGPPSVGHHSLNDVDIPADLNFDPAAVIDGEGADNLNLLPETSVDPMELLSYLDAPALGELLATPPSSSSSAGSHPPRAPSSDDLLALFE
- the LOC115456400 gene encoding zinc finger MIZ domain-containing protein 1 isoform X2 encodes the protein MSGGGENAQFGATAAMVAAATTAAMQDSQPFSQMQNNMTMGNPQYGAMNGYGQQRSHNPAMTSMGMGGNGGMNGMTSMGQMGNAAMNGMNGMNPMAQMANMGLHANMMPSQMGPGQMGGSAKMGPGYQRRHTPYPSGNMLMGQRKSQYMSGQPAFGPTQYPAGYGGRPSFQGQYPPQQPLGPSGNFGAAMRGTMRQSTPPYTNQGQYFNGGVPSQFPQHQGGTAQYGGQYGGQFAQEVAMRTNMSYQHSPVPGNPTPPLTPASSMPPYISPNGDVKPHFNELKPPMGMQNDELRLTFPVRDGIILPPFRLEHNLAVSNHVFQLKPTVHSTLIWRSDLELQLKCFHHEDRQMNTNWPASVQVSVNATPLVIDRGENKTSHKPLYLKEVCQPGRNTIQITVSACCCSHLFVLQLVHRPSVRSVLQGLLRKRLLTADHCIAKIKMNFNQTPTNGSNGSNTANDRDSVEQTALKVSLKCPITFKKITLPARGHECKHIQCFDLESYLQLNCERGSWRCPVCNKPAQLEGLEVDQYMWGILNTLNSSDVDEVTIDSGANWKAAKSPNTSGIKQEDDSNDNSIGKRGKAVSPGSMNMPTMNNWDMNQALSPYLPPDMNTIASGSMISSYNQSGQNRSSSSNNQNYDFGMNNGPGSNEFAGSGPLSHLNDSVNSLDPLNAMEKSLNEQMPHTPHTPHTPGSAHTPGGGGAHTPGSSHTPGPPSVGHHSLNDVDIPADLNFDPAAVIDGEGADNLNLLPETSVDPMELLSYLDAPALGELLATPPSSSSSAGSHPPRAPSSDDLLALFE